A region of Reichenbachiella carrageenanivorans DNA encodes the following proteins:
- a CDS encoding TonB-dependent receptor, whose protein sequence is MARYTLHYLLKTLLTAAIVVCSFTVVAQHTLSGQVKDSKGVALEFLNVYIKSLSRGTTTSESGQFNLTDIPAGEYELMISGVGYGTHLMQVAVPGNPVNVTMESGDFQLDEVTVEAKSETSLMREEPIQSVVIDTKVYASQPSTMIELMNRSAGVRVKQTGGLGSSASLSLNGFQGKAIKYFKDGIPMDYLGAGYNFSLVPVNMLERMEIYKGVLPVNLGADALGGGLNMVSRKSYKRYAEVSYEIASFNTHRLSLNTFYQNTEKHYFAGVDMYFNHSDNNYEVTAPVVNQDLGTIQDQKVDLFHNDFTQYFTEVYGGLTNLTWADELRISVSGFWINRDNQYGSRMNQPFGASTSRQYSVIPTLRYQKRLLDDRLTIDQFLVANTITVEQVDTLRGTYTWLQEFIPSDSRKGEITTQGSAAQTKFSIFTSRTNLSYELSDKHKVEVNAVYTSSKRVGRDSLGLTLIGSGRDLLSVPAYYSKLVVSAGLETKLLNDRLTNNLIIKYFQSNVEGVDGDFFGNETMQSAMNNRWGLAEAVKYNLSEHSFLRLSAEAATRLPEQDEIFGDGNLHVSNLALKPERSVNVNAGYRASTSKYSLELNSFYRITHDLILNVPYNFLFNRNENVDNVKGLGVEVDVTAHLQQWLSVNGNMTYQDFRVFDTDNTALEGAKLRNTPFFFANLGLNCNFNKVFGSKDRIQPYWFYTFVRQYYLDYIPKDKEPDGFLGLWGDAKFDAPNIIPNQNLHTAGLTYYPMGDALTVGLQVKNIFDAQVFDNFKIQNAGRSYHLKLTYILN, encoded by the coding sequence ATGGCACGTTATACGCTGCATTATTTGTTAAAAACACTACTTACAGCAGCAATTGTTGTTTGCTCGTTTACCGTTGTAGCTCAGCATACGCTCTCTGGACAGGTGAAGGATAGCAAGGGAGTAGCGCTTGAGTTCCTCAATGTTTATATCAAAAGCCTTTCCCGAGGAACAACAACCAGCGAAAGTGGTCAATTTAATCTGACAGACATCCCAGCTGGAGAATATGAACTAATGATTTCAGGAGTGGGATACGGTACACATTTGATGCAAGTGGCGGTGCCAGGCAATCCAGTGAATGTAACGATGGAAAGCGGCGATTTTCAACTAGATGAAGTCACGGTAGAAGCCAAGTCAGAGACGAGTCTCATGCGAGAAGAACCTATCCAGTCAGTAGTCATCGACACCAAAGTATATGCCAGCCAACCCTCTACGATGATCGAGCTGATGAATCGCTCTGCTGGTGTACGTGTGAAGCAAACGGGAGGATTAGGTTCCAGTGCGAGCCTTTCGCTCAATGGCTTTCAGGGCAAGGCTATCAAATATTTCAAAGACGGTATACCCATGGATTATCTGGGAGCAGGGTATAACTTTTCGCTCGTACCTGTCAATATGCTGGAGCGCATGGAAATCTACAAGGGTGTACTCCCTGTGAATTTGGGTGCTGATGCGCTCGGTGGAGGATTGAATATGGTCAGCCGTAAGTCTTACAAACGCTATGCTGAGGTTTCCTACGAAATCGCTTCCTTCAATACGCATCGTCTATCACTCAATACTTTTTATCAAAACACCGAGAAGCATTATTTCGCTGGTGTAGATATGTACTTCAACCACTCGGACAACAATTATGAAGTGACAGCACCTGTGGTCAATCAAGATTTAGGAACAATACAAGATCAAAAGGTTGATTTATTTCACAATGACTTCACACAATATTTTACTGAAGTATATGGAGGACTGACCAATTTAACTTGGGCGGATGAATTGAGAATCAGTGTGTCTGGATTTTGGATCAATCGAGACAACCAATATGGGTCCAGGATGAATCAGCCGTTTGGCGCGTCTACCAGTCGCCAATACTCGGTGATACCCACACTCCGATACCAGAAGCGCTTGCTCGATGATCGGCTGACTATCGATCAGTTCTTAGTGGCCAATACCATCACCGTCGAGCAAGTAGATACCCTACGCGGCACCTACACTTGGCTGCAGGAGTTCATCCCAAGTGACTCTCGAAAAGGGGAAATAACCACACAGGGATCTGCTGCTCAAACAAAATTCTCCATTTTCACCAGCCGAACCAATTTGAGCTACGAGTTGAGCGACAAGCACAAGGTGGAAGTAAATGCCGTATACACTTCCTCGAAGCGTGTAGGTCGAGACTCACTGGGCCTCACTTTGATAGGATCGGGTCGTGATTTGCTGTCTGTACCTGCCTACTACAGCAAACTAGTAGTATCCGCTGGGCTAGAGACCAAGCTACTGAATGACCGCCTGACCAACAATTTGATTATCAAATATTTTCAATCCAACGTAGAAGGTGTAGATGGTGATTTTTTCGGCAATGAAACTATGCAATCTGCCATGAACAACAGATGGGGTCTAGCAGAGGCAGTTAAATATAATCTGTCGGAACATTCATTTTTGAGGCTATCGGCAGAGGCTGCCACACGTCTTCCAGAGCAGGATGAGATATTTGGTGACGGAAATCTACACGTATCTAATCTAGCCCTAAAACCCGAGCGTAGCGTAAACGTCAATGCAGGATATCGGGCTTCTACATCCAAATATTCACTAGAGTTGAATTCGTTTTACCGAATCACACATGATTTGATTCTTAATGTCCCTTACAACTTCCTGTTTAACCGAAACGAAAACGTAGATAACGTCAAAGGACTAGGTGTAGAGGTAGATGTCACCGCCCACCTACAGCAATGGCTCAGTGTCAATGGTAATATGACCTATCAGGATTTTAGAGTTTTTGATACCGACAATACAGCACTAGAGGGAGCTAAACTGAGGAACACGCCTTTTTTCTTTGCTAATCTGGGCTTGAACTGCAACTTCAATAAAGTGTTTGGTTCGAAAGATCGAATTCAACCTTACTGGTTTTACACCTTCGTGAGACAATACTACCTCGATTACATACCCAAAGACAAAGAGCCTGACGGATTTCTCGGGCTTTGGGGAGATGCTAAATTCGATGCACCCAACATTATTCCCAACCAAAACCTTCACACGGCAGGCCTCACCTACTACCCTATGGGAGACGCACTTACTGTAGGCTTGCAGGTGAAGAATATATTTGATGCCCAAGTCTTTGACAATTTCAAAATTCAGAATGCCGGCCGAAGCTATCACCTAAAGCTTACTTACATTTTAAATTAA
- a CDS encoding GlxA family transcriptional regulator: protein MKHISILVPEGDTSLSNLEATHKMFTMANNHLERSGQSPLFAVHLVGQTKESQLSNGIFSIKPDTTINEVNKTDLIIIPAIHGDIQTILKLNQAFVPWIIDQYKKGSEVASLCIGAFLLAKTGLLEGKSCATHWLMTKEFREMYPEVNLVDDKIITDESGVYTSGGAYSSLNLNLYLIEKFVGRDMAVLSSKIFEIDINRHSQSPFIIFSGQKDHDDKAVVQAQEYIETHFAKKISVDELCDHFSIGRRTFERRFKKATSNTIVEYIQRVRVEAAKKMLEADRIGINQVMYEVGYTDTKAFRELFKKIAGMSPIDYRNRYGKEAVNKPIP, encoded by the coding sequence ATGAAACACATCTCCATTCTTGTACCTGAAGGTGACACTAGTCTCAGTAATCTAGAGGCTACCCACAAAATGTTTACCATGGCCAATAACCATTTAGAACGATCTGGCCAATCGCCTTTATTTGCAGTTCATTTGGTCGGACAAACCAAAGAAAGTCAACTCAGCAACGGGATATTCAGCATAAAGCCAGACACCACCATTAACGAAGTGAATAAGACTGATCTCATCATTATTCCTGCCATTCACGGAGACATCCAAACTATTTTGAAACTCAACCAGGCCTTTGTTCCCTGGATCATAGATCAATATAAAAAAGGTTCAGAAGTAGCCAGCCTGTGCATCGGTGCCTTTCTACTCGCCAAAACGGGACTTCTGGAAGGGAAAAGTTGTGCAACACACTGGCTGATGACCAAAGAATTTCGAGAAATGTATCCAGAAGTCAATCTTGTGGATGATAAAATCATCACCGATGAGAGCGGTGTTTACACCAGTGGAGGAGCTTATTCTTCGTTGAATCTCAATCTGTACCTCATCGAAAAATTTGTCGGTAGAGATATGGCTGTACTCTCTTCTAAAATATTCGAAATCGATATCAATCGCCACAGCCAATCACCCTTCATCATTTTTAGCGGACAGAAGGATCATGATGATAAAGCAGTAGTACAAGCTCAAGAATATATAGAAACACATTTTGCTAAAAAAATCAGTGTCGATGAACTTTGTGATCACTTTTCTATAGGCCGAAGAACCTTTGAAAGGAGGTTTAAAAAAGCAACATCAAACACCATTGTTGAATATATTCAGCGAGTGAGAGTTGAAGCAGCAAAAAAAATGTTAGAAGCTGATCGTATAGGCATCAATCAAGTGATGTACGAAGTAGGCTATACGGATACAAAGGCATTTAGGGAGCTATTCAAAAAGATTGCGGGCATGTCACCAATAGATTATCGTAATCGATATGGTAAAGAGGCAGTGAACAAACCCATCCCTTAA
- a CDS encoding VOC family protein, producing the protein MAAVSTYLNFSRNTEEAFNFYKSIFGGEFFGDGPMRFGDIPPQEGMPPMAEEDKNLIMHIELKILGCHNLMGTDVPESMGFKLNFGNNAYINLQPDTREETKQLFDALSKGGEVTQELQEMFWGDYYGSCIDQFGVQWMFNCGEKNEAER; encoded by the coding sequence ATGGCAGCAGTAAGCACCTATCTCAATTTTTCTCGAAACACAGAAGAAGCATTCAATTTTTACAAGTCCATTTTTGGAGGAGAGTTCTTTGGCGATGGTCCTATGCGATTTGGAGATATCCCTCCGCAAGAAGGAATGCCACCTATGGCCGAAGAGGACAAAAACCTAATCATGCATATCGAACTAAAAATATTGGGCTGTCACAACCTCATGGGGACAGATGTACCAGAGTCGATGGGCTTTAAACTGAATTTTGGAAATAATGCTTACATCAACCTCCAGCCCGATACCCGTGAGGAAACCAAGCAGCTATTTGATGCACTATCCAAAGGAGGAGAAGTAACTCAAGAACTGCAGGAAATGTTTTGGGGTGATTATTATGGCAGTTGTATCGATCAGTTTGGCGTGCAGTGGATGTTCAACTGTGGAGAGAAAAATGAAGCAGAACGATAA
- a CDS encoding nuclear transport factor 2 family protein, protein MTKITVIPDCGNAPRKGFLKDFNIAFATGDVNFIIEHVSDDIHWEIYGDQFIQGKEQFSKEINLMKSYVADEVVIHTIITHGKEASLNGEMKMGDKTYAFCDVYRFASAGSSIIKEMQSYVIETNR, encoded by the coding sequence ATGACTAAAATAACTGTAATCCCTGATTGTGGAAACGCTCCTAGAAAGGGCTTTCTCAAAGATTTTAACATAGCATTTGCCACAGGAGATGTGAATTTTATAATCGAGCATGTCAGCGATGACATACATTGGGAAATCTACGGAGACCAATTCATCCAAGGAAAGGAACAGTTTTCCAAAGAGATCAACCTCATGAAAAGCTATGTGGCAGATGAAGTAGTTATACATACAATCATTACGCATGGCAAAGAAGCGTCACTCAATGGAGAGATGAAGATGGGGGATAAAACGTATGCTTTTTGTGATGTGTATCGCTTTGCAAGTGCAGGCAGTTCTATCATCAAAGAAATGCAATCATACGTGATTGAAACCAATCGCTAA
- a CDS encoding BspA family leucine-rich repeat surface protein: protein MNQLITKLLKCAACTLLFFFIAGSTQAQLIEGAFVTTWRTTAAGESITIPTTGSGYAYKVDWGDGSDDETVYTGNASHTYTAAGDYQVSISGDFPRIYFNNGGQKNKIQSIDQWGDIEWTNMSWAFYGCSNLTYAAPDAPDLSGVTDMAGMFAHASSFNGDLSSWDVSGVTNMLSMFRLASSFNGNLSAWDVSAVTSMSAMFYSASSFNGDLSTWDVSAVTSMSAMFRSASSFNGDLSTWDVSAVTNMFGMFSNVSSFNGDLSTWDVSAVTNMSELFYNANSFNGDLSSWDVSAVTNMTDFIDNTGMSSGNYSALLIGWSDLTLQSGVTLGASGLDYCDIATAARATIATQWTIDDGDEVTCGTDTDILTFFLKDKMQGEAVIDAEAHTVTAQVYSGVDLTNLVPDLTLSTGATVSPESGEQVDFTDAVIYSVQSEDQLTSQDWTVTVTHGSASSETDILTFDIADQIVFDYVDLENHRIDVVVFYGADLSALTPNLTTSYGANVSPTSGVAQDFTNERTYTVTAQDGTTTQDWTVSVLVQRSFQTTWRTTVAGESITIPTTGSGYAYKVDWGDGSDDETVYTGNASHTYTAAGDYQVSISGDFPRIYFNNGGQKNKIQSIDQWGDIEWTSMLSAFYGCTNLSYSATDAPDLSGVTDMSAMFRSASSFNGDLSTWDVSSVTDMSAMFYSASSFNGDLSTWDVSGVTDMSSMFSGASSFNGDLSTWNVSGVTNMLSMFSSAISFNGDLSTWDVSGVTDMRSFLNYSGMSSARYANLLIGWSDLTLQSGVSLGASGLDYCDIATAARATIATQWTIDDGDEVTCSTDTDILTFSLKDKMQGEAVIDAEAHTVTAQVYSGVDLTDLSPDLTVSTGAMVSPASGEQMDFTDAVIYSVQSEDLLFFQDWTVTLTSGGVSSETDILTFEISNQAGSAYVDVDNHRIEVVVFDGADLSALTPVLTTSYGASVSPESGVMQDFTSERTYTVTAQDGTTTQDWTVTVIEHRPFQTTWRTTVATESITIPTNSDTNGDGTTDEQDVPYSYNVDWGDGTTDWTVYTGNATHTYATAGDYQVSVTGTFPRIFFNYGGDKDKIQSIDQWGDIEWTSMILAFAGCSNLTYTATDTPDFSGVTDMSAMFGGASTFNGDLSSWDVSEVISMNSTFVGASSFNGDISTWDVGEVTNMSYMFNGASSFNGDISTWDVSNVTNMVWMFFGAHSFNGDLSAWDISSLEKADVMFAQSILSTVNYDKLLKGWSTLDEGETAIPTGVSLGAYVLLYCEAEAARDKLIGDYSWSISGDKKDCPPVPDVAELPVLTDCVEVTQPTVPTANGGEVTATTTTEFPITTIGETMIKWEYRSDNGNRTTQFQQVIVGDDLAPEADKESLDALTAECMLSALTAPTATDNCDAGSITGTHDVTLPITESTTITWTYTDDAGNSSTQTQAVVITCQEVTGIEPLESARGIYPNPVVNELTMEVSSDMKVSVVDLQGKVVLHQRITPIQNTIELKSLRSGIYTVVLTGESKTTHYKVRKE, encoded by the coding sequence ATGAACCAGTTAATCACTAAGTTGCTCAAGTGTGCGGCATGCACACTGCTATTTTTCTTCATCGCAGGCTCCACCCAAGCCCAGCTCATAGAGGGTGCATTTGTCACCACCTGGCGGACGACGGCCGCTGGTGAATCCATCACCATCCCGACTACAGGGTCTGGATATGCTTATAAAGTAGATTGGGGTGATGGCAGTGATGATGAGACGGTGTACACAGGCAATGCTTCGCATACTTATACTGCCGCTGGCGACTATCAGGTGTCCATCAGTGGAGATTTTCCGCGGATCTATTTCAACAATGGAGGACAAAAAAACAAGATCCAATCCATCGACCAATGGGGGGATATTGAGTGGACGAATATGTCTTGGGCTTTTTACGGCTGTTCAAATTTAACTTATGCTGCCCCAGATGCCCCAGACCTGTCGGGGGTGACTGATATGGCTGGTATGTTTGCACATGCCAGTTCCTTTAATGGTGATTTGAGCAGTTGGGATGTGAGTGGAGTGACGAATATGTTATCTATGTTTCGTTTAGCGAGCTCCTTCAATGGTAATTTGAGTGCATGGGATGTGAGTGCGGTCACTAGTATGTCAGCCATGTTTTATTCTGCCAGCTCGTTCAATGGCGATTTGAGTACCTGGGATGTGAGTGCGGTCACTAGTATGTCAGCCATGTTTCGTTCTGCCAGTTCTTTTAATGGCGACTTGAGTACCTGGGATGTGAGTGCGGTGACCAATATGTTTGGAATGTTTAGCAATGTCAGTTCCTTCAATGGCGACTTGAGCACTTGGGATGTGAGTGCGGTGACCAATATGTCTGAACTGTTTTATAATGCCAATTCCTTCAATGGCGATTTGAGCTCCTGGGATGTGAGTGCGGTCACTAATATGACCGATTTTATAGACAATACTGGTATGTCTTCAGGTAATTATTCTGCCTTGCTCATCGGATGGAGTGATCTGACGCTGCAGTCAGGTGTGACGCTCGGTGCCAGTGGACTTGACTACTGTGACATTGCCACTGCCGCACGGGCGACCATCGCAACCCAATGGACGATAGATGATGGGGATGAGGTAACCTGTGGCACTGATACAGATATTTTAACATTTTTCCTTAAGGATAAAATGCAAGGCGAAGCGGTCATCGATGCAGAGGCGCATACGGTGACCGCACAAGTGTACAGTGGGGTAGATCTGACGAATTTGGTGCCAGATTTGACTTTGTCTACTGGAGCAACAGTTTCACCAGAGAGTGGTGAGCAGGTGGATTTTACGGATGCAGTGATCTATAGTGTTCAATCCGAAGACCAGCTGACGTCACAGGACTGGACGGTCACCGTCACTCACGGTTCTGCTAGTTCAGAGACGGATATTCTAACTTTTGACATAGCAGATCAAATAGTGTTTGACTATGTGGATCTAGAAAATCATCGCATTGACGTAGTCGTGTTTTATGGTGCTGATTTGTCTGCCTTGACTCCAAACTTGACGACTTCATATGGTGCAAATGTATCACCAACGAGTGGTGTGGCCCAGGATTTCACTAATGAACGGACTTACACCGTGACGGCTCAGGATGGAACGACTACACAGGACTGGACAGTTTCAGTTCTTGTACAACGATCCTTCCAAACCACCTGGCGGACAACGGTCGCTGGTGAATCCATCACCATCCCGACTACAGGGTCTGGATATGCTTATAAAGTAGATTGGGGTGATGGCAGTGATGATGAGACGGTGTACACAGGCAATGCTTCGCATACTTATACTGCCGCTGGCGACTATCAGGTGTCCATCAGTGGAGATTTTCCGCGGATCTATTTCAACAATGGAGGACAAAAAAACAAGATCCAATCCATCGACCAATGGGGGGATATTGAGTGGACGAGTATGCTAAGTGCTTTTTATGGCTGTACTAATTTAAGTTACTCAGCCACAGACGCCCCAGATCTGTCTGGAGTGACTGATATGTCAGCCATGTTTCGTTCTGCCAGTTCTTTTAATGGCGACTTGAGTACCTGGGATGTGAGTTCCGTTACTGATATGTCAGCCATGTTTTATTCTGCCAGCTCGTTCAATGGCGATTTGAGTACCTGGGATGTGAGTGGGGTGACCGATATGTCTTCTATGTTTAGTGGTGCCAGTTCCTTCAATGGTGATTTGAGCACTTGGAATGTGAGTGGAGTGACCAATATGTTATCTATGTTTAGTTCTGCGATCTCCTTCAATGGCGATTTGAGTACATGGGATGTGAGTGGGGTGACCGACATGCGGAGTTTTCTGAACTATTCTGGTATGTCTTCAGCTAGGTATGCCAATTTGCTTATTGGGTGGAGTGACTTGACACTACAGTCCGGTGTGTCACTGGGTGCCAGTGGACTTGACTACTGTGACATTGCCACTGCCGCACGGGCGACCATCGCAACTCAATGGACGATAGATGATGGGGATGAGGTAACCTGTAGCACTGATACAGATATTTTAACATTTTCCCTTAAGGATAAAATGCAGGGCGAAGCGGTGATCGATGCAGAGGCGCATACCGTGACCGCACAAGTGTACAGTGGGGTAGATCTGACGGATTTGTCTCCTGATTTGACTGTGTCCACTGGGGCAATGGTTTCTCCAGCGAGTGGCGAGCAGATGGATTTTACGGATGCAGTGATCTATAGTGTTCAATCCGAAGATTTATTGTTTTTTCAGGACTGGACCGTGACCCTTACGAGTGGGGGCGTCAGTTCAGAGACGGATATTCTAACTTTTGAAATATCAAATCAAGCAGGATCTGCTTATGTGGATGTGGACAATCATCGCATTGAAGTAGTCGTGTTTGATGGTGCTGATTTGTCTGCCTTGACCCCTGTTTTGACTACTTCCTATGGGGCAAGTGTATCTCCAGAGAGTGGTGTGATGCAGGATTTCACCAGTGAGCGCACTTATACGGTGACGGCACAGGATGGTACGACTACTCAGGATTGGACAGTAACTGTTATAGAACACAGGCCCTTCCAAACCACTTGGCGGACGACGGTCGCCACCGAATCCATTACGATTCCCACGAATAGTGATACCAACGGTGATGGCACCACAGATGAACAGGATGTACCTTACAGCTATAATGTAGACTGGGGAGATGGAACGACCGACTGGACGGTGTACACCGGCAATGCGACACATACTTATGCTACAGCGGGAGATTATCAGGTTTCCGTTACAGGGACATTTCCCAGAATTTTCTTTAATTATGGAGGAGATAAAGACAAAATCCAATCCATCGACCAGTGGGGAGATATCGAGTGGACGAGTATGATTTTGGCCTTTGCCGGCTGTTCAAATTTAACTTATACTGCTACGGATACGCCGGATTTCTCTGGGGTGACTGATATGAGTGCTATGTTTGGAGGAGCCAGTACCTTCAATGGTGATTTGAGTAGTTGGGATGTGAGTGAAGTCATCAGTATGAATTCAACGTTTGTAGGTGCTAGTTCTTTCAATGGTGATATAAGCACTTGGGATGTGGGTGAGGTGACCAATATGAGTTATATGTTTAACGGTGCTAGTTCTTTCAATGGTGATATAAGCACTTGGGATGTGAGTAATGTAACGAACATGGTATGGATGTTTTTTGGTGCTCATTCCTTCAATGGCGACCTGAGCGCCTGGGACATTAGCTCTTTAGAAAAAGCGGATGTAATGTTTGCTCAGTCGATCCTTAGTACTGTCAATTATGATAAATTACTCAAAGGTTGGAGTACATTGGATGAAGGAGAAACCGCCATACCCACGGGTGTTTCACTAGGTGCTTATGTTCTGCTTTATTGTGAAGCCGAAGCTGCTAGGGATAAATTAATTGGCGATTATAGTTGGTCCATTTCTGGAGATAAAAAGGACTGTCCACCGGTGCCTGATGTAGCCGAGCTACCAGTATTGACTGATTGTGTAGAAGTCACTCAGCCTACCGTACCTACGGCCAATGGCGGTGAGGTCACGGCCACTACCACCACCGAATTTCCGATCACCACTATAGGAGAAACGATGATTAAATGGGAGTATAGATCAGACAATGGCAATCGAACGACTCAATTTCAACAAGTAATCGTGGGAGATGATCTCGCCCCAGAGGCTGATAAAGAATCGTTGGATGCCCTCACCGCTGAGTGTATGTTAAGCGCACTGACAGCCCCCACCGCCACGGACAACTGCGATGCTGGGTCGATTACAGGCACGCACGATGTCACCCTACCGATCACCGAGTCCACGACCATCACCTGGACATACACCGATGATGCAGGCAATAGCAGCACGCAGACGCAGGCGGTAGTGATCACATGCCAGGAAGTGACAGGCATAGAGCCACTCGAATCAGCACGGGGCATCTACCCCAATCCGGTCGTCAACGAACTCACCATGGAAGTAAGTAGCGATATGAAGGTAAGCGTAGTGGATTTGCAAGGAAAGGTAGTGCTTCATCAGCGCATCACTCCTATACAAAACACCATCGAATTGAAATCATTGAGAAGTGGTATCTACACGGTGGTGCTGACAGGCGAAAGCAAAACTACGCACTACAAGGTGAGGAAAGAATAA
- a CDS encoding VOC family protein, giving the protein MKQELWLNIPVKDLQQTKAFFIQLGFEALRDAPEMIGFRIGGVPVMMVTQAQFEKYALQTITDTTKSTEVLISVGAPDRTYVDEMALKVEAAGGKVFSPPADIQGWMYGCAFADLDGHRWNLLYMDDHNM; this is encoded by the coding sequence ATGAAACAAGAATTATGGCTTAATATTCCTGTAAAAGACCTGCAACAAACAAAGGCTTTTTTCATTCAGTTAGGCTTTGAAGCCTTGCGAGATGCTCCCGAAATGATTGGCTTCAGAATCGGAGGGGTGCCTGTCATGATGGTGACCCAAGCACAGTTTGAGAAATATGCTTTACAAACTATCACAGACACCACCAAGAGTACAGAGGTACTCATTTCGGTAGGAGCTCCTGATAGGACATATGTAGATGAAATGGCGTTGAAAGTAGAAGCGGCAGGAGGTAAGGTGTTTTCACCTCCAGCTGACATTCAAGGATGGATGTATGGATGCGCCTTTGCCGATCTAGATGGACACCGGTGGAATCTTTTGTATATGGATGATCACAATATGTAA
- a CDS encoding potassium/proton antiporter, translated as MNLTIENILLIGSLLLLLSVIAGKTSYRFGVPTLIFFLAIGMLAGSEGIGGIHFDDPELAQFIGIVSLNFILFSGGLVTSWETIRPVLWQGISLSSLGVLITSISLGVFVYFLTDFTIYEGLLLGAIVSSTDAAAVFSILRQKSLALKSNLRPTLELESGSNDPMAYVLTIGFLGLVVNDQANVWSIVPLFLQQMILGSATGLLFGYLSKYLINHIRLGFEGLYPVLTIAIMFVVFSVTDVCGGNGFLAVYLCAVYLGNQDLIHKKTIINMFDGLAWLMQIVLFLTLGLLVFPSEIVPFIGIGLLISLFLIFVARPLSVLISLSFFKMKLRRRFYISWVGLRGAVPIVFATYPMIAGIEKSNMIFNIVFFISVTSVLLQGTTLSLFAKWFRVSIPEEEKMMSSMDLFLSDGMKSSMKEINVKEGNLAVGKMIVELNVPKTTIIAMINRGGSFIVPNGATAIEADDVLIILAENPVELQKAHDCLKGT; from the coding sequence ATGAATCTGACAATTGAGAATATATTATTGATTGGGTCTTTACTTCTTTTACTGAGTGTAATCGCAGGGAAAACTTCGTATCGTTTTGGTGTGCCAACCCTCATATTTTTCTTGGCCATTGGCATGTTGGCTGGATCAGAAGGAATAGGAGGGATTCATTTTGATGACCCTGAATTGGCTCAGTTTATTGGGATAGTTTCTTTGAATTTTATTCTTTTTTCAGGTGGGTTAGTGACCAGTTGGGAGACTATCAGACCTGTTTTGTGGCAAGGCATTTCGTTATCCAGTCTAGGAGTTTTGATCACCTCAATAAGTCTAGGGGTATTTGTGTACTTTCTGACTGATTTTACTATTTATGAAGGATTGCTATTGGGAGCTATTGTTTCTTCTACCGACGCCGCAGCGGTTTTTTCTATTTTGAGGCAAAAAAGCTTAGCGCTTAAAAGCAATCTTCGACCTACTTTGGAACTAGAAAGCGGGAGTAATGATCCCATGGCTTATGTATTGACCATTGGTTTTTTGGGTTTGGTTGTAAATGATCAAGCAAATGTTTGGTCAATTGTCCCACTGTTTTTGCAGCAGATGATCTTGGGAAGTGCTACTGGGCTGCTGTTTGGTTATCTGAGCAAATACCTAATCAATCATATCAGACTTGGGTTTGAGGGATTGTATCCTGTGCTGACCATTGCCATCATGTTTGTCGTATTTTCAGTGACGGATGTATGCGGTGGTAATGGTTTTTTGGCGGTGTATTTATGTGCGGTGTATCTAGGAAACCAAGACCTCATTCATAAGAAAACTATTATCAATATGTTTGATGGGTTGGCTTGGCTGATGCAAATTGTGCTTTTTCTAACCCTCGGGCTGCTTGTTTTTCCTTCTGAAATCGTCCCGTTTATCGGTATAGGACTCTTGATTTCTTTATTTTTAATTTTCGTTGCTCGACCTTTAAGTGTACTGATCAGCTTGTCATTTTTCAAGATGAAACTAAGACGCAGGTTCTATATCTCATGGGTAGGGCTGCGGGGAGCTGTACCGATTGTTTTTGCTACTTACCCAATGATCGCTGGAATAGAAAAGTCTAATATGATTTTTAACATTGTCTTTTTCATTTCCGTCACATCTGTCTTACTGCAAGGCACCACCTTGAGCTTGTTTGCCAAATGGTTCAGGGTTTCTATACCTGAAGAAGAAAAAATGATGAGTTCTATGGATTTGTTTTTGTCTGATGGAATGAAATCATCTATGAAAGAAATAAACGTGAAGGAAGGTAATTTGGCAGTAGGGAAGATGATAGTGGAACTGAATGTACCTAAAACAACAATCATAGCCATGATCAATAGAGGAGGGAGTTTTATTGTACCCAATGGGGCTACTGCTATAGAAGCTGATGATGTTTTGATCATTTTGGCAGAAAATCCTGTAGAGCTGCAAAAGGCACATGATTGCCTGAAAGGCACCTAA